The genomic region ACCTTCGAGGTACAATAAATTCAAGTAATTAACATGTAAAGGAGTAGTAAAAATGAACAATCAATCAAACAAAGGACTATATTTTATTCTAGGAGCATTATCTGGAGCACTTATTGCCTTAGTATATGCACCAAAAAGTGGCAAGGAAACAAGAGATTTCATTAAAAAAGCTCTTGATGACAACAAAGAAGTTATTGAAAAAACAAAAGAAACAGCAGAGGATTTGATAGTTAAAACCAAACTACAAATTGAAGACATGATTGAAAATGTTTCTCAAAACATTTCTGACAAAATTGACAACGTAAAAGCCAAAAAGGAGAAATAAAATGATATTTGCAACTTTACTTAGCCAACTAATCATTAACATCTTAACTATTATTTTATTAGTTCTACTTATTACTTTAACTGTTTCAGCTATCAAATGTGTAAGTTTATGGGAAGAAATAGCTAATAAATTAACAATAGTATCAACCATCTCTTTTTGGGTAAATTTAATTAAAAAAGCTCCAATGGAATTATTTACCAAAAATAAGAAATCTAAGGAATAATGATCAAAGCCTCTACTATTAGGCAAAAATATTTAGATTTTTTCATAAGCAAAGGACACAAGTTCCAAGAAAGTGCATCACTTGTACCTTCTGACCCAACCTTGTTATTAACTATTGCAGGGATGGTGCCTTTTAAGCCATATTTCCTAGGTAAAAAAGAAGCACCCTACTCCAGAGCAACTTCTTGTCAAAAATGCATTAGAACAAATGACTTGAATAATGTTGGGAAAACTCCCAGACACCATACTTTTTTTGAAATGTTAGGCAATTTTTCTTTTGGAGATTATTTCAAAAAAGATGCCATTAATTTTGCTTGGGAATTTCTAACTACAGAAATGGGAATTAGCAAAGAAAAACTATCTATCTCTGTGTTTAAAGAGGACGAAGAAGCCGCTAGTTTATGGAAAACAGAAGCTGGAGTCGATGAGTCTAGAATCTTCAGACTAGGAGCAGAACATAACTTCTGGGAAGCAGGACCAGTTGGCCCTTGTGGCCCATGTTCTGAAATATATTATGATACAGGGGTCGATGATAATTGCCCTGACAAAGCCAATTGCGCTCCAGGATGCGATTGCAACAGGTTCCTTGAGATTTGGAATCTTGTTTTTATGCAATATAACAAAGATGCGAAGGGCAAACTAACTCCACTACCTAAAAAAAATATTGATACTGGCATGGGACTTGAAAGAATAACTACTGTTATCCAAAATGTTAGCTCTAATTTTGAAACAGACCTTTTTACCCCAATCATAGATAGAATAAACAGCCTTGCGACTAATCAAAACAGAGAGTCGACACAAGTAATAGCAGACCACATTAGAGCTATTACTTTTATGATTGCTGACAATGTTTTCCCCGGAAATGATGGACGTGGTTACGTCTTGAAAAAAATATTACGTAGAGCTATTTTGCATGGCAAACAGATTGGAATAACAACGCACTTCCTGACTAAATTAGCAGATATTGTTATTGATGAATATGGTTCCTTTTATAAAGAACTGCAACAAAACAAAAAAATGATACATGAAATAATTTCCACAGAAGAAGCTAACTTTTCTAAAACATTAGAATATGGACTTGAACTTATAAAAGAAGTTATCGCCGAACATCATGCTATCTCAGGTGAACATGCCTTTAAATTATTTGATACCTATGGTTTCCCGTTAGAACTTACTCAAGATTTGGCGAGAAAAAATAACGTAAAAATTGATATTGTTGGTTTCGAAAAACTTATGGAAGAACAAAAAGAACGTTCCAGAGAAAATTCTACTTTCTATAAAGAAGGAGAAAAACCAATTGGTGGAGAAGCCATTATTGCCAAAGACGAAAAAGACAAAACAGAAATGGCTAGAAACCATAGTGCCACACACCTTTTACAAAATGCCCTTAAAATAGTTATGGGTAAACACATTGCTCAAGCCGGATCAATGGTTGCACCAGAAAGGCTTAGGTTCGACTTTACTACACCAAAGGCTCTCACAGATGAACAAATCAAAGAAACCGAAAGTCTAGTCAATGAGAGCATTCTGGCGAACCATCTAGTAGACTTCTGCACGCTTAGTTTACAAGAAGCGCTAGATAGTGGTGCTGTTGCATTATTTACAGAAAAATATAGCGATGAGGTGAGAGTAGTAACAATGGGTGATTCCAAGGAACTATGTGGAGGAACGCACGTTGAAAGAACTGGAGATATAGGGCTGTTCAAAATTACTTCTGAAGCTTCTATTAGCAGCGGTGTCAGAAGAATTGAAGCGCTTACTGGAACATATGCACTTGATTACATTAATAATAACTTAAAAGTTGTAAAAAACATTTCAGCTAAATATAAACTACCTGCTGAACAAATTGAACAAAAGATTGCAGACATTCAAGCTGAACTTGATGAACTTAAAAAAACCAACTCCAAAATGACTGAAAATATGCTTGTTGAACAAATACTCTCCAGCAAAGAATCTGAAAAAATCAGCTTTGCTGCACTAACAGCTTTTGTTTCTAAAATAGACATTGCTGAAGATTTAAAAATAGATTTGAAAGCGCTTGCAGATAAAGTTCAAAACACAATAAATGGTATTGTCTGTATCTTCATAAATAATACTAAAACAAATAAAATACAA from Candidatus Margulisiibacteriota bacterium harbors:
- a CDS encoding YtxH domain-containing protein, giving the protein MNNQSNKGLYFILGALSGALIALVYAPKSGKETRDFIKKALDDNKEVIEKTKETAEDLIVKTKLQIEDMIENVSQNISDKIDNVKAKKEK
- the alaS gene encoding alanine--tRNA ligase, which encodes MIKASTIRQKYLDFFISKGHKFQESASLVPSDPTLLLTIAGMVPFKPYFLGKKEAPYSRATSCQKCIRTNDLNNVGKTPRHHTFFEMLGNFSFGDYFKKDAINFAWEFLTTEMGISKEKLSISVFKEDEEAASLWKTEAGVDESRIFRLGAEHNFWEAGPVGPCGPCSEIYYDTGVDDNCPDKANCAPGCDCNRFLEIWNLVFMQYNKDAKGKLTPLPKKNIDTGMGLERITTVIQNVSSNFETDLFTPIIDRINSLATNQNRESTQVIADHIRAITFMIADNVFPGNDGRGYVLKKILRRAILHGKQIGITTHFLTKLADIVIDEYGSFYKELQQNKKMIHEIISTEEANFSKTLEYGLELIKEVIAEHHAISGEHAFKLFDTYGFPLELTQDLARKNNVKIDIVGFEKLMEEQKERSRENSTFYKEGEKPIGGEAIIAKDEKDKTEMARNHSATHLLQNALKIVMGKHIAQAGSMVAPERLRFDFTTPKALTDEQIKETESLVNESILANHLVDFCTLSLQEALDSGAVALFTEKYSDEVRVVTMGDSKELCGGTHVERTGDIGLFKITSEASISSGVRRIEALTGTYALDYINNNLKVVKNISAKYKLPAEQIEQKIADIQAELDELKKTNSKMTENMLVEQILSSKESEKISFAALTAFVSKIDIAEDLKIDLKALADKVQNTINGIVCIFINNTKTNKIQIIVKSTPGIPENLFNAGNLIKEITPIIKGKGGGKADLAQGSGEGESMLPKAIKKATTYLKFTLGSSTC